A single region of the bacterium genome encodes:
- a CDS encoding LamG-like jellyroll fold domain-containing protein — protein sequence MMKRIRMLACIICGFGLLLVSPVWGTDINKDAVGIWKIDKGEGTTLKDSSGNGNNGTIKGATWVKEGSGWALSFDGRDDSVEVQDAPSLRLQPPYTMGVWFKTTSSNDGMFLIGKSRGYAYCLFITRQSKYLSNNMRATDDKVYNIAHVLKEENETFADDIWHFVIGTVEKGKIKLFIDGELKGEREYPEELSVLHSENTALSLVMGRWAKAYYQGMIGEAFILKRAMTKEEIKILFEEEKKKYRGISLRKTSDKPVIDGKLTDTCWQNQRPLTNFYLNNIGIELAKKQTTAYLTYDDKNIYVGYRCQEPQMAGIKAHIADHDGPVSRDDCVEFFVSPKGEDDYVYYQFILNTNNALFDQKIAWNVEHWDNPFYEFDSSWNCKGLKSAIYSGQDYWSAEIAIPFSELGGIPKPGDKWRLNLAREETQSGELSTFSSLVGGFHQPKHFSRIDFEDNIAILTRAKKQFFDTLTVKRERPLYKELLTDKPGSYIVHNWQHWGSESAMKKYKLTMDEWIKMRFERMEEEAKIGMMGTCLPWSLRGRTPCDTHKTRLELHQKYGAMVNAQFASQDGWCLRQKALKEGAVLQNQGEPYHVHESCSILDPVYVKLLKKSLTDYAYKYKDLPYLYAWEGEDEPTFPLYRGDINTAPDLIKKWNKEVKNNYGFGKYEMPKWKKSRWARPMAGEVFSYIAYNRWAAQKYLERNKELYQIAKRITPNIKFCAGNLGTIHGIDTFDHIGIAEYSDIMMNDPYASAEAGGRGRGTFNHGFATKLTYDLSNGKDVWTIIQAFTHYGFKATPDRLREWVSQSLKNGAKVIDYLEDDDCLSNKPLYQEMLRLAGIITKMNKIRIPKDSDTAILYPYYSSFADGRFTNADEVYTAYSLLGERIGSWFTFISDFQIEKGQKKLSDYKVIYIPRGDYLTEEIAKKIEDYVRNGGIVVAGDPGIFNWNINGESLANYRERIFGVKVRNKIQSKEMIVNGKKLPVYMDNDASSSNFYRSYPVYKIEVVGSKAKVTGYLENGIPGVVENKYGKGRVIYFAVNPFIPRAVFEPAWSDFFREIQTTAGCKIDQDIWNFELHGN from the coding sequence ATGATGAAGAGAATAAGGATGTTAGCGTGTATTATCTGCGGATTTGGTCTATTGTTGGTAAGTCCTGTCTGGGGTACGGATATTAATAAAGATGCTGTAGGAATATGGAAGATAGATAAAGGTGAAGGAACAACCTTAAAGGATAGCTCAGGAAACGGTAACAATGGAACTATTAAAGGAGCAACATGGGTGAAGGAAGGTTCTGGGTGGGCATTAAGTTTTGATGGCAGGGACGACTCTGTGGAAGTTCAGGACGCTCCCTCCTTAAGGCTTCAGCCTCCTTATACCATGGGTGTATGGTTTAAGACTACCAGCTCGAATGATGGGATGTTTCTTATTGGTAAATCCAGGGGGTATGCCTATTGTCTTTTCATCACCCGCCAATCCAAATACTTGAGTAATAATATGCGGGCAACGGATGATAAGGTTTATAATATTGCGCATGTTTTAAAAGAAGAGAATGAAACCTTTGCTGATGATATATGGCATTTTGTAATAGGAACGGTAGAAAAAGGTAAGATAAAATTGTTTATTGACGGAGAGTTAAAGGGGGAGAGAGAGTATCCGGAAGAGCTGAGTGTCCTGCACAGCGAGAACACGGCTCTCTCTCTGGTTATGGGGAGATGGGCTAAGGCGTATTATCAGGGAATGATTGGAGAGGCATTCATTCTCAAAAGAGCCATGACTAAAGAGGAAATCAAAATTCTCTTTGAGGAAGAAAAGAAAAAATATAGGGGAATATCCCTCAGGAAGACGTCGGACAAGCCGGTTATAGACGGCAAACTTACTGATACCTGCTGGCAGAACCAAAGACCATTAACCAATTTTTATTTAAATAATATTGGTATCGAATTAGCCAAAAAACAGACGACTGCATATCTGACCTACGATGATAAGAATATATACGTGGGATACAGGTGTCAGGAGCCGCAAATGGCAGGAATAAAAGCACATATAGCTGATCATGATGGTCCTGTCTCGAGGGATGACTGCGTAGAATTTTTTGTCTCTCCAAAAGGAGAAGATGATTATGTTTACTACCAGTTTATCCTGAACACCAATAATGCTTTATTTGACCAGAAGATAGCATGGAATGTCGAACACTGGGATAATCCTTTCTATGAATTTGATTCTTCATGGAACTGCAAAGGTCTCAAAAGCGCCATTTATAGCGGGCAAGATTACTGGTCAGCAGAGATAGCCATACCTTTTTCTGAGCTTGGAGGGATTCCTAAACCAGGTGATAAGTGGCGCTTAAATCTTGCCAGAGAAGAGACCCAGTCAGGTGAATTAAGTACATTCTCCTCATTAGTAGGAGGTTTTCATCAACCCAAACATTTCTCCAGAATAGATTTTGAAGATAATATAGCTATTCTAACCAGAGCCAAGAAGCAGTTTTTTGATACCTTGACAGTAAAAAGAGAACGGCCGCTCTATAAAGAATTGCTTACTGATAAACCGGGTAGTTATATAGTTCATAACTGGCAGCATTGGGGTAGTGAGAGCGCTATGAAGAAGTATAAATTAACCATGGATGAATGGATAAAGATGAGGTTTGAGCGAATGGAGGAAGAAGCTAAGATTGGGATGATGGGAACGTGTTTACCCTGGTCACTCCGAGGTAGAACTCCTTGTGATACTCATAAAACACGCTTGGAACTTCACCAGAAATATGGCGCAATGGTAAATGCTCAATTTGCTAGTCAGGATGGCTGGTGTCTCCGGCAAAAAGCATTAAAAGAGGGAGCGGTCTTACAAAATCAAGGAGAGCCATATCATGTCCATGAGTCATGTTCTATTCTCGACCCGGTCTATGTAAAATTACTAAAGAAAAGCCTGACTGACTATGCCTATAAATACAAAGACCTGCCTTATCTCTATGCCTGGGAAGGAGAGGATGAACCTACCTTCCCTCTATATCGAGGCGATATCAATACTGCTCCTGACTTGATAAAGAAGTGGAATAAGGAAGTAAAAAATAATTATGGATTTGGTAAGTATGAAATGCCAAAGTGGAAAAAGAGCCGATGGGCAAGACCTATGGCTGGAGAGGTTTTTAGTTATATTGCCTATAATAGATGGGCAGCTCAGAAGTATCTAGAACGGAATAAAGAACTCTATCAAATAGCAAAAAGGATTACTCCTAATATTAAGTTTTGCGCCGGGAACTTGGGTACTATCCACGGTATTGACACCTTTGACCATATCGGAATAGCGGAATATAGCGATATTATGATGAACGACCCTTATGCTTCCGCTGAAGCAGGAGGTAGAGGAAGAGGGACGTTCAATCATGGTTTTGCCACTAAGCTTACGTATGATTTATCAAATGGAAAAGACGTTTGGACAATCATTCAAGCATTTACTCATTACGGATTTAAGGCTACTCCGGATAGATTGAGGGAATGGGTTTCTCAATCTCTAAAGAATGGCGCAAAAGTAATTGACTACCTAGAAGACGATGATTGTCTCAGCAATAAGCCTCTCTATCAGGAGATGTTGAGATTAGCTGGTATTATCACAAAAATGAACAAAATAAGAATTCCTAAAGATTCTGATACGGCTATTCTTTATCCTTATTATTCCTCTTTTGCTGATGGCCGCTTTACAAATGCTGACGAGGTATATACAGCCTATTCTCTTCTGGGGGAAAGGATTGGCTCGTGGTTCACATTCATAAGCGATTTCCAGATAGAAAAAGGACAAAAGAAGCTTTCTGATTACAAAGTGATTTACATTCCCAGAGGAGATTATTTAACCGAGGAGATAGCAAAGAAAATAGAAGATTACGTTAGGAACGGCGGTATTGTAGTAGCTGGTGACCCAGGAATATTCAACTGGAATATCAATGGAGAAAGTTTAGCCAACTACCGGGAGAGAATATTTGGTGTTAAGGTGAGAAATAAAATACAATCAAAGGAAATGATTGTAAATGGAAAGAAGTTACCTGTTTATATGGATAACGATGCAAGCAGTAGTAACTTTTACCGGAGCTATCCAGTTTATAAAATAGAAGTAGTTGGCTCTAAGGCAAAAGTAACAGGCTATTTGGAAAATGGGATACCGGGGGTAGTTGAGAATAAGTATGGTAAAGGCAGGGTAATATACTTTGCGGTAAATCCTTTTATTCCTCGGGCTGTCTTTGAACCCGCCTGGAGTGATTTTTTCAGGGAGATTCAAACTACAGCCGGATGCAAGATAGATCAGGATATATGGAATTTTGAACTGCATGGAAACTAA
- a CDS encoding family 10 glycosylhydrolase yields MELAKKRKKLGYCIVVILLGMMLFLPYSLSLANAEEGLAEMKQRRKEAAHRQRRLIFNNDGDDASWYCKVATPEELLRLRTTGLAGSQVDTIFYSTCSGGFGVYSHNTKVGQVVSPEVLFTDSISKKLIEQGTDPLKIMVDFCHKNEIEIFWSMRMNDTHNASPEYTEGMLLNFLKEHTEYLLASGPGQKLRYGAWSAANYGLKEIRDLAFKFIQEVCQNYDVDGIELDFFRHPIFFKSHSMGQTVEQQECDLMTSLMRQVRDMTEKEAIKRGRPLLIAVRVPDSVECCKTIGLDLVRWLEEDLIDILVPSGYWQSNPLEVSVKLGHKYGVPVYPGIVGSRYLGKGTDMRNSSLGVRGQAMNIWASGADGIYLFNFFIKHLPTDPLYRELGCPYLTQKRDKIYTTGAQAIKILKEWIPNGKKRFLNRQLVSIEQPVQLTPSRPVTIELTVGERIDTLWGKNRLPVIMSKVKLLLQIPAQMDCKTVLVKLNGTQLGTGVRGSNGTYAEFPVSNPSRVLKGVNRFEISLTPGSERNVLIQDLLLWVGN; encoded by the coding sequence ATGGAATTGGCAAAAAAGAGAAAGAAATTAGGCTATTGTATAGTTGTGATTTTATTAGGAATGATGTTATTCCTGCCATATTCCCTCTCTTTGGCTAATGCTGAGGAGGGTCTGGCAGAAATGAAACAAAGAAGGAAAGAGGCGGCCCATCGTCAACGCCGGCTTATTTTTAACAACGACGGAGATGATGCATCATGGTACTGTAAGGTGGCGACACCGGAAGAACTTCTGAGACTTCGAACAACCGGACTGGCGGGCTCGCAGGTGGATACGATTTTCTATAGCACCTGTTCGGGTGGTTTTGGGGTGTACTCCCATAACACCAAGGTAGGCCAGGTAGTCAGTCCAGAAGTTCTGTTTACGGACAGCATTTCGAAAAAGCTTATTGAACAAGGAACCGACCCGCTGAAGATCATGGTGGATTTTTGCCACAAGAACGAAATAGAAATCTTCTGGTCGATGAGGATGAATGATACGCATAATGCTAGTCCTGAATATACCGAGGGTATGCTTTTGAATTTTTTGAAAGAACATACTGAGTATCTTCTTGCGAGCGGGCCAGGTCAAAAACTTAGGTATGGAGCATGGTCAGCCGCGAATTATGGACTGAAAGAAATCAGAGATCTGGCTTTTAAGTTTATACAGGAAGTGTGTCAGAACTACGATGTTGATGGAATCGAATTGGACTTTTTCCGGCATCCGATATTTTTCAAGTCTCATAGCATGGGACAAACGGTAGAACAGCAAGAGTGTGACTTAATGACCAGTCTGATGAGACAGGTTCGGGATATGACCGAGAAAGAGGCTATCAAGAGAGGTCGTCCTTTGCTTATTGCGGTGCGTGTTCCTGATTCAGTTGAATGTTGTAAGACCATCGGACTAGACCTGGTTCGTTGGCTGGAAGAAGATTTGATAGATATTTTAGTACCGAGTGGTTATTGGCAATCGAATCCTTTGGAAGTGAGCGTAAAACTGGGACACAAGTATGGTGTTCCGGTCTATCCGGGTATAGTCGGCTCGCGATATCTGGGAAAAGGCACTGACATGCGCAACTCATCTTTGGGGGTGCGCGGCCAGGCCATGAACATATGGGCCTCCGGGGCAGATGGTATTTACCTGTTTAACTTTTTTATTAAGCATCTACCAACCGATCCTCTTTACCGGGAATTGGGGTGTCCGTATCTTACCCAGAAGAGAGATAAAATTTATACCACCGGTGCCCAAGCGATTAAAATTTTAAAAGAATGGATTCCTAACGGCAAAAAACGATTTCTTAATAGACAATTGGTATCCATTGAACAACCGGTGCAATTAACCCCGAGCAGACCTGTTACTATAGAGCTTACCGTTGGAGAAAGGATAGATACACTGTGGGGAAAGAATCGTTTGCCTGTTATAATGTCTAAAGTAAAACTGCTTCTTCAGATTCCAGCGCAAATGGATTGCAAGACTGTTTTGGTAAAGCTGAATGGGACACAATTAGGGACTGGGGTAAGAGGATCGAACGGAACTTATGCAGAGTTCCCCGTGAGTAATCCAAGTAGAGTTTTAAAAGGTGTCAATCGTTTTGAGATATCACTAACGCCTGGTAGTGAGCGTAACGTGCTTATTCAAGACCTGCTTCTTTGGGTAGGGAATTGA
- a CDS encoding Gfo/Idh/MocA family oxidoreductase has protein sequence MTNKINAGFIGVGAFTDRMHLPHTLANPKYRIHTLCDLNKDLLKEREKQYKPIKTTTDYHDILKDPEIDMVFIGSRHDKHAFFIEECAKVGKNVMVEKPMATTNEESRKIIDCVDKSNIRLMVGYNRRFSQAMIDAKKIFQENKSTATNVYYRMADENKDMDYYGFDVDKFGGHLVTEVCHIFDLLSWFLEEEPREIYAAGDLKSNQNVTITFIKGSVATIINSTRGTLNYPKEYMEVFSGYTTLAIDWFSEIRFSKDGEYRRINYPMKRDEIPEIVCESPNMTSEDIYRKYEFIAKNNLYWKRKFQPDKGHYAELDVYADALLNDKPSPVDERDGARATAMAQAANESIKKKAVQSIETFWI, from the coding sequence ATGACAAACAAAATCAATGCTGGGTTTATAGGGGTTGGGGCTTTTACAGATAGAATGCATCTTCCTCACACACTCGCTAATCCAAAATACAGGATTCACACTTTATGCGATTTAAATAAAGATTTATTAAAAGAGAGAGAAAAACAGTATAAACCAATAAAAACAACAACTGATTACCATGATATTTTAAAAGACCCGGAAATCGACATGGTTTTTATTGGCTCACGCCACGATAAACACGCTTTTTTTATAGAGGAATGCGCTAAAGTGGGTAAAAACGTAATGGTTGAGAAACCAATGGCTACAACAAATGAAGAATCGAGAAAAATAATTGATTGTGTGGATAAATCAAACATAAGACTTATGGTTGGTTATAATAGACGGTTTTCTCAGGCAATGATTGATGCAAAAAAAATATTCCAGGAAAATAAATCAACCGCAACCAATGTATATTACCGCATGGCTGATGAAAATAAAGATATGGATTATTATGGCTTTGACGTGGATAAATTCGGAGGACATCTGGTTACAGAAGTTTGCCACATATTTGACCTTTTATCGTGGTTTCTTGAAGAAGAGCCAAGGGAGATATATGCTGCAGGAGATCTAAAATCAAACCAAAATGTCACCATTACATTCATTAAAGGTTCTGTTGCTACTATCATAAACAGTACCAGAGGAACCCTGAACTATCCAAAAGAATACATGGAGGTTTTTTCAGGATACACAACTCTTGCAATTGATTGGTTTTCGGAGATCCGTTTTTCAAAAGACGGAGAATATAGGCGAATTAATTATCCAATGAAGCGGGACGAAATCCCTGAGATTGTTTGCGAAAGTCCTAATATGACAAGTGAAGATATTTATAGGAAATATGAATTTATTGCTAAAAATAATCTATATTGGAAGAGAAAATTTCAGCCGGATAAAGGACACTATGCTGAACTCGATGTTTATGCTGATGCCCTGTTGAATGATAAACCGTCACCTGTTGATGAAAGAGATGGCGCAAGAGCAACTGCAATGGCGCAAGCTGCAAATGAATCAATCAAAAAGAAAGCCGTCCAGTCAATTGAGACTTTTTGGATTTAA
- the ltrA gene encoding group II intron reverse transcriptase/maturase, whose translation RPLGIPTVKDRVVQMAVKLIIEPLYEADFLQCSYGFRPKRSAHQAVKEVHKQVNYRKWIVDIDLKSYFDTIPHGQLMECVRKRVTDRKILHLIRKWLKAGILEEGKVKYVTSGSPQGGVLSPLLSNIYLHEFDRQWNEQYGKLVRYADDMVILCRTQEAAKQALRRATAIIEKLGLEMNQEKTKICHVREGFDFLGFTYREGYSARWKRKVRVKYPRKKTMKSIRQRIKEVIKGFPLGTQLKEVIAEINRKLRGWANYFRIGNAYAAAISLNDYVCAQLRIFWRRRKQRKGISGTRKWSNAYFYEKGVCYVPNLL comes from the coding sequence AAGACCGCTGGGAATACCAACAGTAAAGGATAGGGTGGTGCAAATGGCGGTAAAGCTGATAATAGAACCGTTGTATGAGGCAGATTTTCTCCAATGTTCCTACGGATTTCGACCAAAGCGGAGTGCACATCAAGCAGTAAAGGAAGTGCATAAACAGGTCAACTATCGTAAGTGGATAGTGGATATAGACCTGAAGAGCTACTTTGATACAATTCCGCATGGACAGCTAATGGAATGCGTGCGAAAGCGGGTAACAGACCGTAAGATATTGCACCTTATTAGGAAGTGGCTTAAAGCAGGAATATTGGAAGAAGGTAAGGTGAAGTATGTAACAAGCGGTAGTCCGCAGGGCGGAGTGTTAAGCCCGTTGCTCAGCAATATCTATCTGCATGAGTTTGATAGACAATGGAATGAGCAATACGGAAAGCTGGTGCGTTATGCGGATGATATGGTGATACTTTGCAGAACACAGGAAGCAGCGAAACAAGCTTTACGGAGAGCAACAGCGATAATAGAGAAGTTGGGATTGGAAATGAACCAAGAGAAGACGAAGATTTGTCATGTGCGGGAAGGGTTTGATTTTCTGGGATTTACCTATCGGGAAGGGTATTCAGCAAGGTGGAAGAGAAAAGTGCGGGTAAAATACCCAAGAAAGAAAACGATGAAGTCTATCAGGCAGAGGATAAAGGAAGTCATCAAAGGCTTTCCATTGGGAACACAGCTAAAAGAAGTTATAGCAGAAATCAACAGGAAGCTAAGAGGATGGGCTAATTATTTTCGTATAGGCAATGCATATGCAGCAGCAATTAGTCTGAATGATTATGTATGTGCGCAACTTCGTATATTTTGGAGACGACGAAAACAACGAAAAGGTATATCTGGCACTCGGAAATGGTCGAATGCTTACTTTTATGAAAAGGGGGTATGTTATGTTCCAAACTTACTTTAG
- a CDS encoding LamG domain-containing protein: MLKKTMVLGVVFVLALFFGLANYGWAGEEGLVAYWKFDEGKGGIVKDATNNGNDGAIYGATWAVNALKFKGANDYVDVPDNASLSALTALSIALWMKSESNAIYQGFVGKYGGGDREWYIDGRPAKDQCTFYLYDESEGGYIGRLAHSAGLFNGKWHHLVGTWDGGTTGASMKLYKDGVQINGVDASKGTFVAVRDLDASVIIGRMSASYPQWDFDGTIDEVRIYNKALTATEVRRIFIKGR, encoded by the coding sequence ATGTTAAAGAAGACGATGGTATTAGGCGTAGTATTCGTTTTAGCTTTGTTCTTCGGACTTGCTAACTATGGTTGGGCAGGAGAAGAGGGCTTAGTAGCTTACTGGAAGTTTGATGAGGGTAAAGGGGGTATAGTCAAAGATGCAACAAATAACGGAAATGACGGAGCGATCTATGGAGCTACATGGGCAGTAAATGCATTAAAATTTAAGGGTGCGAATGATTATGTTGATGTCCCTGATAATGCGAGTCTCTCTGCTTTAACAGCATTGAGTATTGCGTTATGGATGAAAAGTGAAAGCAATGCTATCTATCAGGGCTTTGTTGGCAAATATGGTGGAGGAGACAGAGAATGGTATATAGACGGAAGACCGGCGAAAGATCAGTGTACTTTCTATTTGTATGATGAAAGTGAGGGGGGATATATAGGCAGACTTGCACATAGCGCAGGTTTATTTAATGGGAAGTGGCATCATCTTGTTGGAACATGGGACGGTGGAACAACAGGGGCTAGTATGAAACTATATAAGGATGGCGTTCAGATTAATGGCGTAGATGCGAGCAAGGGAACATTTGTTGCTGTGAGGGATTTAGATGCGAGTGTGATTATTGGAAGGATGTCTGCAAGTTATCCTCAATGGGACTTTGACGGCACAATCGACGAAGTCAGGATTTACAATAAGGCGTTGACAGCAACAGAAGTAAGGAGAATCTTTATAAAAGGAAGATAG
- a CDS encoding ATP-binding protein produces MTVHENKYVHRELESVLKKVVEHFPAVALTGPRQSGKSTLLKNIFGGTYTIISFDDPITRERAISDPKSLIKSAGEKIIFDEIQHVPQILSYIKILIDNDRHKYGRFIITGSQKFSLIRNLGDTLAGRIALLDLLPFSIEEKKCVSFLKNELSDAQGNFEHCCLRGSFPEITIHSEMDSDIWYGSYLQTYLERDIRTIYNIGLLREFQQFLRLLAGRCAQILNLNNFANDLGVSVNTIKKWISVLEASQIIYILSPYYRNLGKRITKNPKVYFLDVGLVCYLTGLKTKEHLFNGPLAGALFENFVIQETVKYFSGKGIRPNLFYLRTHNGMEVDLIIEKDMQLFPFEIKLTKTPSMGIAAPIERFKKIFSKLNVSSGKIVSLTDEDMPLTESVSALTVNSYLKCLDSFI; encoded by the coding sequence ATGACAGTACATGAAAATAAATATGTTCATAGAGAGCTTGAGAGCGTTTTAAAAAAAGTTGTCGAACATTTTCCTGCTGTAGCACTAACCGGCCCACGGCAATCTGGTAAATCTACTCTGCTTAAAAATATTTTTGGAGGAACTTATACTATTATTTCCTTTGATGATCCAATCACAAGGGAAAGAGCAATTTCTGATCCCAAATCACTTATAAAGAGCGCTGGAGAAAAAATAATCTTTGATGAAATTCAGCATGTTCCTCAGATTCTTTCATACATCAAAATACTCATTGATAATGATCGTCATAAGTATGGAAGGTTTATCATTACAGGCTCGCAGAAGTTCAGTCTTATCAGGAACTTAGGAGATACTTTGGCAGGCAGAATCGCCTTGCTTGACCTGCTACCATTTAGTATAGAAGAGAAAAAATGTGTATCTTTCTTGAAGAATGAATTATCTGATGCACAAGGTAATTTTGAACACTGTTGTCTTCGAGGTTCGTTTCCTGAGATTACTATTCATTCGGAGATGGATTCTGATATATGGTATGGCAGCTATCTTCAAACTTATTTAGAAAGAGATATTCGTACAATTTATAATATTGGTCTTTTGAGGGAATTTCAGCAGTTTCTGCGTTTATTGGCAGGCCGTTGCGCTCAAATATTAAATTTGAATAACTTTGCCAATGATTTAGGAGTGAGTGTTAATACGATCAAAAAATGGATTTCTGTACTGGAAGCGAGTCAGATTATATACATTTTATCACCTTATTATCGAAATTTGGGGAAAAGGATTACAAAGAACCCAAAGGTTTATTTTCTAGATGTCGGATTAGTTTGTTATTTAACAGGACTAAAGACTAAAGAACACTTGTTCAACGGTCCTTTGGCAGGGGCATTATTTGAGAATTTTGTTATTCAGGAAACAGTTAAATATTTCTCTGGTAAAGGAATAAGACCAAATCTTTTTTATTTGCGAACTCATAACGGTATGGAGGTGGATTTGATTATAGAGAAAGATATGCAGCTGTTTCCATTTGAAATCAAGCTAACCAAGACTCCAAGTATGGGTATTGCGGCACCTATTGAGAGGTTTAAAAAGATATTTTCAAAGCTAAATGTCAGCTCTGGCAAAATTGTTTCCTTGACGGACGAGGATATGCCTTTAACAGAAAGTGTTTCAGCTCTGACTGTAAATTCTTATCTAAAGTGCCTGGATAGTTTTATTTGA
- a CDS encoding prepilin-type N-terminal cleavage/methylation domain-containing protein yields the protein MLHKETQGESRVRENRTHGLVYEVKAWLLNRASFTLIELLVVIAIIALLASMLLPALQKARGMARGIKCVSNLKQLGLATLLYADDWDGYAPCRYDGSNTWVQVLVNGGYTTRNNHLQCPSYKPIDIPTSGEWSVQTYGVETIDTHRRILAGDYITFSTTSWFYVDSRQQDIRQYYRVTLDGTNPGVARHHNGRANLWFVDGHVEGHDESGLATLTPAITGSY from the coding sequence ATGCTACATAAAGAAACTCAGGGGGAAAGCCGTGTGAGGGAAAACCGCACGCACGGTTTGGTCTATGAGGTGAAGGCATGGCTTCTAAACAGGGCGTCCTTTACTTTAATAGAACTTTTGGTTGTAATAGCGATAATCGCTCTGCTTGCCTCAATGCTTTTACCGGCACTACAAAAGGCAAGAGGGATGGCAAGAGGAATTAAGTGTGTCAGTAACTTAAAGCAGTTAGGATTGGCTACGCTGCTTTATGCTGATGACTGGGATGGATATGCTCCGTGTCGCTATGATGGTTCAAATACGTGGGTTCAGGTTTTGGTGAATGGGGGATACACTACGCGAAATAACCATCTACAGTGCCCAAGTTATAAGCCGATAGACATACCAACCAGCGGTGAGTGGAGTGTGCAAACTTACGGTGTGGAAACTATCGATACACACAGACGTATATTGGCAGGTGACTATATCACTTTTTCTACCACCAGCTGGTTTTATGTCGATTCCCGACAGCAGGATATCAGGCAATATTATCGTGTTACACTTGATGGTACGAATCCCGGGGTTGCTCGCCATCATAACGGAAGAGCGAATCTCTGGTTTGTGGATGGACATGTAGAAGGTCATGATGAGAGCGGGCTCGCAACTCTTACGCCTGCTATCACTGGTTCTTACTAG